A single region of the Triticum dicoccoides isolate Atlit2015 ecotype Zavitan chromosome 2B, WEW_v2.0, whole genome shotgun sequence genome encodes:
- the LOC119363235 gene encoding uncharacterized protein LOC119363235 yields MAAAPRALSPSRRRLAVLPAVMAAALLLIACCADGAAAAAGSGGRGLTRRRQLLRQRQVQYHLKRLNKAPLASIESPDGDIIDCVPISSQPAFDHPLLKNHTIQTRPAYHPEGLYDESKVASQKNTQKIIQMWHQNGMCQENTIPVRRTKKEDVFRASSIRRYGKKTHLSTPNPSSVDPAMLNENGHQHAIAYVEGDKYYGAKATINVWQPSIQQGNEFSLSQLWILGGSFGQDLNSIEAGWQVSPDLYGDNNTRLFTYWTSDAYQATGCYNLLCSGFIQTNNQIAMGASIFPISNYGGSQYDINILVWKDPKQGNWWLQFGNDYVLGYWPSFLFSYLADSASMIEWGGEVVNTEPDGSHTSTQMGSGHFPGEGFGKSSYFKNIQVVDSSNNLKAPRGIGSFTEQSNCYDVQNGNNGDWGTYFYYGGPGKNPNCP; encoded by the exons ATGGCTGCTGCGCCGCGCGCGCTCTCGCCCTCCCGTCGCCGCCTCGCCGTTCTGCCGGCGGTCATGGCGGCGGCGCTTCTCCTAATAGCCTGCTGCGCGgacggagcggcggcggcggcggggagcggcgGCAGGGGGCTGACGCGGCGGAGGCAGCTGCTGAGGCAGCGGCAGGTGCAGTACCACCTCAAGCGCCTCAACAAGGCGCCTCTCGCCAGCATTGAG AGCCCGGATGGGGACATCATAGACTGCGTGCCCATCTCCAGCCAGCCTGCCTTCGATCACCCTTTGCTCAAGAACCATACTATCCAG ACGAGGCCTGCTTACCACCCAGAAGGCCTGTATGATGAATCCAAGGTCGCATCCCAGAAGAACACTCAGAAAATCATCCAAATGTGGCATCAGAACGGCATGTGCCAAGAGAACACCATACCAGTCAGGAGGACCAAGAAGGAGGATGTCTTCAGGGCCAGCTCCATCAGGAGGTATGGCAAGAAGACGCACCTGAGCACCCCAAACCCCTCGTCCGTCGACCCTGCCATGCTCAATGAGAATGGCCACCAG CATGCAATAGCATATGTGGAGGGGGATAAGTACTATGGAGCCAAGGCCACCATCAATGTGTGGCAGCCAAGCATTCAGCAGGGCAACGAGTTCAGCCTCTCACAGCTTTGGATCCTGGGGGGTTCCTTTGGGCAGGACCTGAACAGCATTGAAGCAGGGTGGCAG GTCAGCCCAGACTTGTATGGAGATAACAACACCAGACTCTTCACCTACTGGACT AGCGATGCGTATCAGGCAACAGGGTGCTACAACCTGCTCTGCTCGGGGTTCATCCAGACAAACAACCAAATAGCCATGGGCGCGAGCATCTTCCCTATCTCCAACTATGGTGGCTCCCAATATGATATCAACATTTTGGTGTGGAAG GACCCAAAGCAGGGCAACTGGTGGCTGCAGTTCGGCAACGACTACGTGCTGGGCTACTGGCCGTCCTTCCTCTTCTCGTACCTGGCGGACAGCGCGTCGATGATCGAGTGGGGCGGCGAGGTGGTGAACACGGAGCCCGACGGCAGCCACACGTCCACCCAGATGGGCAGCGGGCACTTCCCGGGGGAGGGGTTCGGCAAGTCGAGCTACTTCAAGAACATCCAGGTGGTGGACTCGTCCAACAACCTCAAGGCGCCGCGGGGGATCGGCTCCTTCACCGAGCAGTCCAACTGCTACGACGTGCAGAACGGCAACAATGGCGACTGGGGCACCTACTTCTACTACGGGGGCCCCGGGAAGAACCCCAACTGTCCATAG